From a single Staphylococcus epidermidis genomic region:
- a CDS encoding energy-coupling factor transporter transmembrane component T family protein yields the protein MFERWKKRHTFVDDVNIITKLLLGIALFFFIIFIHNFDFMIYIVILMFMFLLLFNGTEFKITAIFILVTTLFALMSSLFMILYGDGEHMLVKFGILQISTESIVRGLHLSMRTITVSMFGILIALTSQIVMIFYSLMQHLKVKPKFAYAFMAAIRMVPLIISSLIQLRRSLKMRYQMIDASNYKGIKRLNHLVIPLLSQNIRRAHQLSVAMESKGFKDGPRTYYYRVTFSYKDIVFIACILIIITLSFVLSSYLPITGIHDVRFGQLD from the coding sequence TTGTTTGAAAGATGGAAAAAACGCCACACCTTCGTTGATGATGTAAATATTATTACTAAGTTACTTTTAGGTATCGCATTATTCTTTTTCATTATATTTATCCATAACTTCGACTTTATGATTTATATCGTCATATTAATGTTTATGTTCTTACTTTTATTTAACGGTACAGAATTTAAAATAACGGCAATATTTATATTAGTTACAACCCTCTTTGCCTTGATGTCATCATTATTTATGATTTTATATGGTGATGGAGAACATATGCTTGTAAAATTTGGTATTTTGCAAATAAGTACAGAAAGTATTGTACGAGGTCTTCATCTATCTATGAGAACAATTACCGTTTCAATGTTTGGTATACTAATCGCATTGACTTCACAAATTGTAATGATTTTTTATAGTTTAATGCAACATTTAAAGGTAAAGCCAAAGTTTGCTTATGCTTTTATGGCAGCGATTAGAATGGTTCCACTTATAATAAGTTCTCTTATTCAATTAAGACGTTCCCTAAAAATGCGTTATCAAATGATAGATGCATCTAACTATAAAGGAATCAAGCGTCTTAATCATTTAGTCATACCTTTATTAAGTCAAAATATTCGACGTGCACATCAACTTTCAGTTGCAATGGAGTCTAAAGGTTTTAAAGATGGTCCGAGAACATACTACTATCGGGTAACATTTTCATATAAAGATATCGTATTTATTGCTTGTATATTAATTATCATTACTTTGTCATTTGTCTTATCATCATACCTTCCAATTACTGGTATTCATGATGTCCGTTTTGGACAATTAGACTAA